The genomic interval GCTAGTGATCTAAGAAATCTTGGAAGTAGATATTCTATAATGAATGGTTTGATTGGGGTGATAACAAGTTGTCTACATTGTTGGCTGAATGGAACATATAATATCATGATTATCAAACCATATGAGTCACAGCATGTGTTGTTGTCTCAAAAATTGTCGTTAAGTAAAATGCTTACCCAACTCACTATCATGACCCTTGCTAACGTACCATGGAATATGTAATCCTCACCAAGCAATTTTCAATCCAACCCCTTTTTAGTTTTAACAAATTAAAGGGACCAAGGTTTGGTCCCCATTACGGATAGCAAGCACTTGAGCACCATACACACTCCTCTTTTTTGTGTCATTTTCCTACGCTGTACTTGATTTCTGTGTCACACTTGTCCACAAACTCATCCCACATTTAGATCCTTCTCTGATTCTCACCTGCTCTCTACTTCAATGCCATGCACGTTTGTGCCACCATCATGTGATATTAACTCAATAATGTTTGTCCCTATGCACTTGCCATCCCACCATTTTGATCATAAGCAATGAATATTTAGGATTCCCATGAAAGGGATGGTGCATCATGTTGAGTGCCTGATTGTGATGTGTCTCAAATGGTCAAGAGGCTAAAGTGCTGCAAGACTCATGACCACCGCCACCACTGTGCCATCAATGTTGGAAAGTGATGGATTTTTAATAGGACCATTTTCTGCCCTCACAAAACACTTTTTTAAGTCCTTGTTAATAGTCCTTTTCCACCTAGCAAATTGCTAGGGTATTAGGTATACGCAAGCAAGGCTCATTCTTGTTATCTGCATGACCTCAAGGCAATATATAAAGAAGTTCAGTCTGATAGCGATGTTTTTTTACTAGTTACTTGAATCATCAAGGAGGCGTATGTACTACAATGTAAGGGGGTGTGAGCACTGGCATTGCTGATTCTTTGGAGCAAAAGTGGccttcaataaattaaaaaggatGAGCATAGATTCATCCATTTCAATCTCGTTCCTGTATTTGTCTTTGTCATTTTTCTTAGTAACATTCATAAAGACAAGAAGATACATTCTTGAATTGGAAGGGAAAGAGGGAGTAGGGATGATACACAAACTATACTATGGTCAAAACAAAAATGCCAATAATTATAATGGGCATATGACTAATAATCCTGTAGCTGGTAATTTCATTTTGAATGGCTAGCCTTCTCTTTCATCATCTTTTGGTCTTGTAGAAGAGCTTGAGCCTGAGGCCATTCCAATGACTTGGCTGTGTGTGAACCTTTGCAACTGAATCATGCGTGAATAAATCCCATCCGGGTGATTTTTCAACAACTGTGAATGAGAGCCTTGCTCAGCTACTTTGCCATCATCAATCACAGCAATCAGATGGGCATTCCTTATAGTTGATAGCCTGTGTGCAACAATGATAGTTGTTTTTCCTGAGGAGGCACGGTCTAGAGCCTCCTGAACCGACCTCTCAGATTCAGCATCAAGTGCACTTGTGGCCTCATCAAGAAGCATAAGCTCAGCCTTTCTCACAAAAGCCCGAGCAACTGCTATTCTTTGCTTTTGTCCCCCGGATAGCTGAACACCTCTCTCCCCAACAAATGTTTTGTATCCATCTGGCAAAGCAGATATGAACTTGTGTGCATTGGCAAGAGTTGCAGCTTCAATTATCTCAGCTTCAGTGGCTGACTCATGCCCATAAGCAATGTTTTCATAAATAGTAGTAGCAAACAAGCATGGTTCCTGAGGTACCACTGAAATGTGCCTTCTTAAGGACTTGAGATTGTATTTCCTTATGTCCTTGCCATCAATCATGACCCGACCAGATGTTGGATCATAGAATCTCTGTATAAGTGCAATAACTGAGCTCTTACCACAACCACTAGGTCCTACAAGGGCAAGAGTTTTACCAGCCCTTGCACGAAGACTGAGGTCACGAAAAACTGGCATATCAGGGCGAGTTGGATAAACGAAATCTACATGCTTAAGTTCAACTTCACCACGAAGACGATCAGGAAAAGGAGTGGCATCTTGATCATCAGGTTCAATTTCAGTTCTACGGTCAAGGAGTTCAAAGACTGACCTCATGGCTCGGCCTCCTTTGATAAAGTCAGGAGCAAGTGTTAAAGTTTCAGCAGCACCATTTGCAGAAACCATTAGGACCATAAAAACTCGGATTGTTTTAGAGAAGTCAGAGATGCCATGCTTCACTAGCCAAGAAGCATACCAAAGACCAAGTGCATAGGAAGCATAAAGTGCAAACTGAGCTACACCATATCCACTTCCAGAAATTTGTCCCTTCCAAAAGCAACGCTTTAGCGGAGCTTGGAGATTGGAGGTGAAAAGACCAACAATTTTTGTTTCTGAATTGAAGGCTGCAACAGTCCTCACATTGGCTATAGCTTCTCCTGCAAGTTGTGTAGCCTTGGCATGAGCAGCTTCCAGGTCACCAGAGAAACCAGTCATGAACATTTTCTGTAcaacacacaaaagaatacaaatgaaacacagAATTGAATCACAAAAATTGTCAAGAAAGAAATGTACAAAAAAACAAACCTGCAAAACAGTGGCTGCAACAACAATAGGGAAGACAGCTACAAGGACAAGGGCAAGGCGCCACTGCAACACAAAACCTGCAGTACAGGCAACTAGCATAAGTGCAGTGTTCTGCACAATTACTGAAATTCGATCTCCAATGGCTGATCTGACATTGTTGGCATCAAGAGCCAGCCTTGCGGCAATCCTGGCACTCTCATTTTCCTCCTGATCAAACCACGCCATTTCATTTTTTAGCACCGCTGTAAGCATTTTCTCCCTCACACGTTTAGTAAGATTTTCCCCAACAATGTCCCAGAAGAAGTGTTGCAGTGTGTTGAAGAGAAGTGCGGTTGATGAAAGACCAATCAACAAGTAACAGTACTTTTCTATTTCACGGATCATGTATCTGTGGTCTGGATTGTAGTACACACTGAGGACAGCACTAAGAACATAAGCAAAGAAGGCACTGAGAGATCCACAAATAACGGATCCTATAGAGCCAATTAAAGCATAAAGCCATTCAGGAGAGTTCATTTTTGCAAGTCTCCAGAAGGAACTAGCTTGCTCCTTGAAAGCAAGCTTTTCAAGCCTGTAATTTGAATGTGATGCATCTAGGGACAGACTAAAATCAGATGTAGAGAAATCAGACAGCCTACGCGAGTATGGTGACCGTCCATAAGAAGAATTCCTAGCAATTATTGGTGAGCTGACAGAGTTTCTGGCACTTGAAGGCCTGCAAATGAAAATGTCACTTTTGATGATATATGGATATATGATATATCTCAGCTTCGAACATTTAGTGTCCAAATGATGAATAATCTTTCATAAACTATGAAAATTAACTTCAATAAGCTTTTTCAAAGAATGCCAGTGCTGAATATTAGTGAAAGCTACCTTGCACTGCTCTTTCTGGCATTACTCATAGCAGTTTCATGAGCCATCTCCTGCATCTTTATAAGCTTGGCATAGACTCCATTATCACCTTTTGAGAACAACTCATCATGAGTTCCAATTTCAGAAACACTTCCTTGCTGAAGTACAGCTACAAGATCAGCTTTGCGAATTGTGGAGAGGCGATGGGCAATGACAAGAGTTGTTCTGCCAATCATGAACCGGTCAAGGGCTTCTTGCACCAGTTTTTCTGACTCTGAGTCCAATGCACTTGTTGCCTCATCTAGGAGAAGAATTGCAGGGTTTTTCAACATTGCCCTTGCTATTGCTATTCTCTGTTTTTGCCCTCCAGAAAGTTGCAGCCCTCTTTCTCCCACCTGCcaacacaaaataaattttaacttcaTCAGACATCAGTCTAACAATCTTTCATTGTCAAAGCCTGTGTTCAGATTGATAAAAAGAGGTGGAgtggaataaaataaaatgaaatgataTCAGTTGTCAATGTTTAGCTTGTTTAAGACAGATGGAATGGAATGGAATCTACTCAAATCTATTCTAATTCATTTCATACAATATCTCTTTATATTTCTTCCACAAATTTGGGGCCATGGGACGAAAACAACTACTTCCATTATTTTCTTACAATTTCATCCACTTCCAGAGCAAGTTGAATGAAAACTTTACCTtgatctatctatctatctatctatcatAAAATAATCAAGCGAttgaattgtatttttattCAATTCTGTTAAATTTCCATCCTACTCTACCCATCATTTGATATCCAAACAAAGGTTAAGACTCTCTTGTTTCTTCATGGGGAGTAAGGTTACTCTCAATGAAAAAGTCCAGGACTAAAATTGTGAATATACAACCGCTTTCAGCCTCATCATCTTTAAGTtatcttatattatattattcctTCTTTCTATCGATGTAAATTAGCATATTAAGAGTCCTATCCATAAGTTATATATTCTTATGGAGCCTAACTGAGAAGCATTTTTTTCATGGTGTTCATTTTTTGTTATATTCTGAGCATTTCCAAGTTGGTTGGTTGTCATGTCCTTATTTAAGAATGAACATGCACGTTGACAGAAGCATGTTACCCTCTTTGCCTTTTTCAGATGCAATGCATGAACATGCACTTCCTGGCTTTGACTTCAGAACAAatctcattttaaaaaaaaataaagattaggTCTGTTTGTTGaccaaataaatataaatattccaGACAATACTCTATTTGTGTGGTGTTAATTATCAATTGTAGCAATTCTGGggataaatacatttatatttttattatccaCCTTTTCTATTTtgcaatttatattttttataaattataacaaaAGTGACTGATAAGTGACACAACCATGGAAAAAATCAGATGCTTCTTCTGTAGTTCCACGCCACATACTCAAAAATCCAATGATGTGACTAGTTAAAAAGGGTCATCATCATCACACATGCAATTCCCGAAGCCATTTTCATAAAATACAGATGACTAACCTGGGTTTCATAGCCTTCAGGAAGTTTAATGATGAAGGAATGTGCATTAGCAACCCTGGCAGCTTCTTCAATCTCAACCTGGTTTGCATCAGGCCTACCCAACAGTATATTTTCTCGTATTGTGGTAGCAAACAGAGCAGGCTCTTGGCTCACTAATCCTATCTGCTGCCTCAACCATCTAAGCTTCAAAGTTTTAATGTCATGCCCATCTAATAGAACTTGTCCTGCACAcagttttttctctctcaataTTATAACCACAACTACACAAAACTTCAATCTCAAAAAGTTCAAACAAATTAGTCAAACTTTGCAGAGTACACTGGAACTCTAATTTTCAAAGTTTACCTGAAGATGGGTCATAGAATCTCTCAATGAGGGAGACAACAGTGCTCTTACCAGAGCCGCTGCTACCCACCAGAGCTATGGTCTTGCCAGCAGGCACATTCAAGGAGAAATCATTGAGGATCCGAACTTCTGGCCTAGATGGGTAAGAAAAGTCTACATTTTTCAGTTCCACAAGTCCAGTAACAGTCTCTAGTTCAATGCCAGATTCGCTATTTCGATCAATGCTCGGCTTGTGATCAATTATACGGAAAATCTTTGCAGCAGCAACTCTGGCTTTTGTAAATGCAGCCATGCTTGGTGCAGATTGCCCCAAACCCCTGTGCGTATGACAATCAAATCCTTAAACATGTTACTAAAATAAACCTTAAATGAATGGTTGTTCAACGATTATAACACGAAAATGCACACTACTAGGACTCACAATCCACCAATCATAACAGCAAACATGGTTGCAATGGCAAGTCCTCCATTGGTGGCATGGTGCCTAACAAGATAGCCTCCATACCACAGCAGAAGCGCATAACAGCAGAAAACAACAAAGTAGGTGGCCCCCAATCCCATTCCCTTTGCAAACCCAGTTTTGTAACCAAGCTTCTGTGAAACCCTCAAGGCTGATGAATAGGCCTGTAATGCTCTGGACTCCCCAACGAAGGCCAGCACCACTCGGATTTGTGCAACCGTCTGCAATGCACAAACAATGAGAGAAGCAATGTAATGCTAATTCAAATCAAATGCAATAGACAAAGTTTCTCAACTTTGTCATACTCTTAAGTATTACCTGTTCCACAATGTTGCCAGCTTGAGAAAGAGCTTCCTGGCTCTTGCCAGAGAGCTTGGCCAAGGTGGTGGTGTGAATGCCTCCAATCACAGCTATCATAGGGACAACAGCAAGAGTGACCAAAGCCAATTGCCACACAGCAGTGAAACCCACAACAAAGCCAGAAACAAACGTGGCCATGTAGTGAATGAAATTCCCCAACTGCACCCCAAACAccaaccataaaaaaaaaaaaaacttgttcaAATCTAATAGCACAGCCaacaaagtaaaaacaaaaaaaattctccAACTTGCTACTGCACCTTCTCACTAATGGCATCCTGGACCATGACAGCATCGGTGTTGATGGCGAAAACAACATCGGAAGTCCGCACATCAGTGTCAAAGAACTGAATGTCCTGGTTCAACGCAGCCTCCAGGTACTTTATTCTCATCCTGGTGGATTGACGTTCCCCACTCCACATCCAACACGAAATCTCTGCAACAACTCCAAACCCATCAATGAAAATTCAAAAccaaaaaacacaaacaaagcATAGTGACGCAGTTCAATTCAACTCACTCACCTGCCCAGGAAGATGCCCATATAGCAGCCCCCACCACCAGGAAGTAAAATGCATACTGCAAAAATATCACAAAACACAACTCATTCACGTCCACTCCAAAAACAAAAAAGCACCCAACTCTAACAATACTCCCGAGTTTTGTTTGTGATATTTGTTATGTTTAATTGTTACCTTAACCACTTCCTGTGTCATCTTGTCCACATCATTAGCATTGGAGCCAAAGGAATTGACAAGATCCGCAAAGAAGCGAAGAAAGAGAGGCAGTGAACAACCGTGCACAACTGCTCCAACCGTTCCAATTCCCATGAGAACATAATCCAACCCATCAGCGAATCTGAAAAGCTCTCCAAACCCAACAGAGGGAACACTCTCTGCCTTCTCCCCACTAATGGAACCACCGTTCATAGTAACTGCAGCAGCAGCAGCCTCTTTGTTGGGTTGTTCAGAACTGTCCATTTCCCTTGGAACTTGatcttgttgttgttgttgtgaaGTTGCAGCATCAGGAACAAGCTCAAGGCCTTGCATTTCGGACCATTTCCACTGCTCAATGGTTTTTATCTCCTCAGAATCTTTTGACATTTGCAGAATTGTTTATGCACACTTCCCACCCTCCCCTCTCTACTTTATTGTCTCACTCTACCACTCCTAACTCATGCTAGTACTTCTAACCAACTCTTCTGATCTCTCgtaatctctctttctctattatttattattattggtgGAGTTATTTGATCTGGCTATAAAGCTTCTTAATTTCACTCCTTTTATTCTTCATTCTTCTCGTTGTTCGTCTCAGGGTGTTGTGGGCACATTCCTTCCTTCCTTCCTACCTAGCTACCTAGTATTATCTTCATCTTGAGTTGAGTTGAGTTTAGAGTGTGTTAAGTTAAGTAGGTTAATGTTGAGTTTTTCTGCTCCTGTAAAAAACACCGAAAGTGACACATGGTGAGAACCTAGACAGAGAAAACTTTGGAGACATTCATTGAGATGATGAGAGAGAGAGTGTGTGTTTTGAATTTCCACCCGACAATCTACACTGTTCTCACTAATCTTCGAGATCAATTTTTGACTCTATCATATGCAATACAGAACAGGATTATACTATTATTCCTCTACTTATTTTTTACAACTtaacttttacaatcaaaataCCCTTTACACGTTAAAGACTTCACTATTTAAATCTTTCTTATTACATctgtaaatttaaaatcttataatCAAGGAGGTTCCATATCTTCTACATTTTTCTGATGTTTAAAGTTAATAAAACCGccacaaataatttttaacgATTTTAAACTGCATTACAGTTTAATAACTCAAATATTCAATTATTATCATTTTGCAAATTTTAATGACTTCATGATGCattatagttaaataatatatacactCCGAGATCCAAATACCAACAAATAAAAGATGATCTGTGATTACTTGATATTGTAAAAAAAGTATACGTTGATTTCATTTTTATCcctttttattaatattatttgtgttattttatatttctctcttttttgCATATTGAGTGGATGATTTTTTTAACATGGTTCCCTTTTTAATGGAATCAATTTTTggtcaaaaaaataattagcagGATGCCCAATTTATTCTCCAGCATCAGCTTCAACTTGAAGTTAATAATTTACTTTAGAAAAATGTAATGAGGAAATTTATAACTACTTGTCCCAATCACAACCCAGGATTCTGCTTTGCACCTTTGTCAAATCCCCTCTTTGTGCGCCACTTTTCTCTACTCCAACCcacaaaaactaaaaagaaaataaaaaaaaaagaacctCACAACAAAGAACAACCATTTTTTCCAAAAGAAAGCATTAATGCACATGATCTACCACTAATTATTTTCATGCTTTCTAccttgataaataatttaaaaagggTTTTGAGGATTGAAAAGCTATGTGCAAAAAATATGGTTAACCCTGAAACGTGTTTGTTCATAGGCTGCAAACCTAAACGTGgacacccatatttccagtaaCATTAAAACCATGAAACATTTTAGGAATCTTATGTACTGAAGTTGAAGAAAGCCAAGTACTTGCACCACATTTGTCAGGCAATCCTCAACGTATCTGGGGATTCCTCCATTTTTTCAGAATTGTATAGTGAAAAAGACAgcaaataatgatttttttaagtgGCAACCATCTTCTACTAgagtttaattaaaatattaggaATTTAGGACCattatttttcacattttgaaTCTTCAAATGGCAAAATTAACGTCTACTTTATCAGGCTCTGTAAAGTAAAGCAGCATCTTACAATTACATCACGCTCTGAGTTTGATTAAGATCAGCAGCAGCAACACCAGCACGGTCAGCTCCTCTTTTCAGCTTAAAAACAATAACGTGTCTGAACTTCTGACACTGTTAAATTCCTTTGAGCTTTTGAgactctttttctttcttttttcccaATTGCAATTAGTGTCATGACACTGTGGCAAGGCAATAATTAGatcaatataatattaatataaccaGTAACtgattttctttccttttctttaagATTGACGTGAAACTGAAGCAAACCAAACCAGTAATGAAGAATGGCTGAACATATTCgtattattgtaaaaaaaaggGGCAAAATAGAAAGGAGTATGTTggatttctctgttttcttccttttcacgCTTTCCGTACAGTGTTGTTGGCTTAAGATTGAGTTGTTCGTGTTGAAAAGAAGAGTGAGGAGTTGTAAAATTAGTGAAATGGCATAAGCATCAGCACTAGCACTGCAGTTCCATCAACAAAATAGTAATGGTAATTCCTTTTCTCTTGTTTTTGCCTCATAACACTTCTTCTGTCTTTTTACTCTATACTGCAATTGTAGTTAATGCATGATGTGATTAATTTTTGTTCTACTACTGAAAAGTTTGGCATTTATCACTCTGACTTATTTAATTCAGatatttaattatgataatGAAAAAACACTCCCagataataaataaaacaataacatttattttacactttattattattaaatggttcAATTCTGTCTCTCATTTTCAAATTGATCTAATTTATGTTTCAGTGTCAAAATTTATGTAAATTGGTATGTTAATTAatagaaacaattttaaattcaCTAAAAAGTTGTAACTAAGTAACATAGAGAGTAACAATGCTAAGTCAATTCagatagaaaatataaaattaaattgattttaaaaaataagattaaattGCATTGATGTTTAATTAAGGGGTCAAAATGATTCATTTATCAATATTGTGACGAAATTGGATACAATAAATAATGAGGAAAAAGGTaagcctttattttatatattattaatataagatattttcattgatgttttttttttgtcatatcACCCACCGAACCaaatcataattaaatttattatatcatCTGTTATTTATCTCTTGTAggaatatttataaatatataattttaaacatatttaaaaataaagaggaAAATTATATGTATTCATACGACATATATTCTATTCTCTTTTCTTCTCAAACAAAAGAGTAAGTGAAGTTAAAAGTAATTCTTTGCCACAAACATTGCTgatctcaaatttaaaaaatttaatataatcaaTAATAAGAATACTTTTAATCGAGTATATTATTTG from Phaseolus vulgaris cultivar G19833 chromosome 1, P. vulgaris v2.0, whole genome shotgun sequence carries:
- the LOC137814473 gene encoding ABC transporter B family member 1, translating into MSKDSEEIKTIEQWKWSEMQGLELVPDAATSQQQQQDQVPREMDSSEQPNKEAAAAAVTMNGGSISGEKAESVPSVGFGELFRFADGLDYVLMGIGTVGAVVHGCSLPLFLRFFADLVNSFGSNANDVDKMTQEVVKYAFYFLVVGAAIWASSWAEISCWMWSGERQSTRMRIKYLEAALNQDIQFFDTDVRTSDVVFAINTDAVMVQDAISEKLGNFIHYMATFVSGFVVGFTAVWQLALVTLAVVPMIAVIGGIHTTTLAKLSGKSQEALSQAGNIVEQTVAQIRVVLAFVGESRALQAYSSALRVSQKLGYKTGFAKGMGLGATYFVVFCCYALLLWYGGYLVRHHATNGGLAIATMFAVMIGGLGLGQSAPSMAAFTKARVAAAKIFRIIDHKPSIDRNSESGIELETVTGLVELKNVDFSYPSRPEVRILNDFSLNVPAGKTIALVGSSGSGKSTVVSLIERFYDPSSGQVLLDGHDIKTLKLRWLRQQIGLVSQEPALFATTIRENILLGRPDANQVEIEEAARVANAHSFIIKLPEGYETQVGERGLQLSGGQKQRIAIARAMLKNPAILLLDEATSALDSESEKLVQEALDRFMIGRTTLVIAHRLSTIRKADLVAVLQQGSVSEIGTHDELFSKGDNGVYAKLIKMQEMAHETAMSNARKSSARPSSARNSVSSPIIARNSSYGRSPYSRRLSDFSTSDFSLSLDASHSNYRLEKLAFKEQASSFWRLAKMNSPEWLYALIGSIGSVICGSLSAFFAYVLSAVLSVYYNPDHRYMIREIEKYCYLLIGLSSTALLFNTLQHFFWDIVGENLTKRVREKMLTAVLKNEMAWFDQEENESARIAARLALDANNVRSAIGDRISVIVQNTALMLVACTAGFVLQWRLALVLVAVFPIVVAATVLQKMFMTGFSGDLEAAHAKATQLAGEAIANVRTVAAFNSETKIVGLFTSNLQAPLKRCFWKGQISGSGYGVAQFALYASYALGLWYASWLVKHGISDFSKTIRVFMVLMVSANGAAETLTLAPDFIKGGRAMRSVFELLDRRTEIEPDDQDATPFPDRLRGEVELKHVDFVYPTRPDMPVFRDLSLRARAGKTLALVGPSGCGKSSVIALIQRFYDPTSGRVMIDGKDIRKYNLKSLRRHISVVPQEPCLFATTIYENIAYGHESATEAEIIEAATLANAHKFISALPDGYKTFVGERGVQLSGGQKQRIAVARAFVRKAELMLLDEATSALDAESERSVQEALDRASSGKTTIIVAHRLSTIRNAHLIAVIDDGKVAEQGSHSQLLKNHPDGIYSRMIQLQRFTHSQVIGMASGSSSSTRPKDDEREG